A genomic segment from Betaproteobacteria bacterium encodes:
- a CDS encoding sulfite exporter TauE/SafE family protein: MDWHFTLSGLLVGTIVGMTGVGGGSLMTPLLVMLFGIAPAVAIGTDLLYAGLTKAGGSVVHHRQRGVEWQIALYLALGSVPSATLTTLAIRHFGRYQDSVSNTMRFGLGVMLLISALSIFFRDRIHSLVRGGNASRWNISERTQNSATIGLGVVLGFLVTLTSVGAGALGAAALALLYPRLSTHQVVGTDIAHAVPLTLVAGAGHMVLGTVNYWLLVSLLLGSLPGIWLGSRYCGMLPERPVRNFLALVLLIIGGKLVWV; this comes from the coding sequence ATGGATTGGCATTTCACCCTGAGCGGCTTGCTCGTGGGGACCATAGTGGGGATGACGGGGGTGGGCGGCGGGTCGCTGATGACGCCACTACTCGTCATGCTATTCGGCATCGCGCCCGCCGTGGCCATTGGAACTGACCTGCTCTATGCGGGCTTGACAAAGGCGGGCGGGTCGGTGGTACACCACCGGCAGCGAGGCGTGGAGTGGCAGATCGCACTGTACTTGGCGTTAGGCAGCGTGCCGAGCGCAACGTTGACAACTTTGGCCATTCGCCACTTCGGCCGCTACCAGGATAGCGTCTCGAATACGATGCGCTTCGGTTTAGGCGTTATGCTGCTCATCAGCGCGCTGTCGATTTTCTTCCGGGACCGGATTCATAGCCTCGTGCGTGGAGGCAATGCGAGCCGCTGGAACATCTCGGAACGGACACAGAATAGCGCCACCATCGGCCTGGGCGTCGTGTTGGGGTTCTTGGTGACCCTGACCTCCGTGGGCGCCGGAGCATTGGGAGCCGCGGCCTTGGCGCTGCTTTATCCGCGGCTATCCACGCACCAGGTGGTGGGGACCGATATCGCCCACGCCGTGCCCTTGACCCTCGTCGCGGGGGCGGGCCACATGGTGTTGGGGACAGTGAATTATTGGCTGCTTGTCAGCTTGTTGTTAGGTTCGCTACCGGGCATTTGGCTGGGCAGCCGGTATTGCGGGATGTTGCCCGAGCGGCCGGTGCGCAATTTCCTCGCGCTGGTCCTTCTCATCATCGGCGGAAAATTAGTTTGGGTGTGA
- the chrA gene encoding chromate efflux transporter: MRSHIAPDSSPESPTFKQALRFWLWLGFVSFGGPAGQIAIMHRELVERRRWISERRYLHALNYCMLLPGPEAQQLATYMGWLMHRTWGAIVAGGLFVLPSLVILIVLSWIYVAFGHLPVIAGVFYGIKPAVTAIVVQAAHRIGSRALRNNALWAIAAAAFAAIFLLHVPFPWIVLAAAVVGYLGGKYAPARFNLGGGHASAKKSYGPAVIDDDTPAPPHAEFAAVKFARVLLVGLGLWGGAMALLTALFGWNGVLAQMGWFFTKAALLTFGGAYAVLPYVYQGAVEHHQWLNAAQMIDGLALGETTPGPLIMVVAFVGFIGGWTKALFGGDALFLAGAVAATVVTFFTFLPSFVFILLGGPAVESTRGDLRFTAPLTAITAAVVGVILNLALFFAYHVLWPSGFEGRFEWISALIGVAAFIALLRFKIGVIPVLTACALVGLGISLGGWLPGS; encoded by the coding sequence GTGCGCTCCCATATCGCGCCGGATTCCTCTCCTGAATCTCCAACCTTCAAACAAGCCTTACGCTTCTGGCTCTGGTTAGGTTTCGTCAGCTTTGGCGGTCCGGCGGGGCAAATCGCCATCATGCACCGCGAGTTGGTGGAGCGCCGCCGCTGGATTTCCGAGCGGCGCTACCTGCACGCCTTGAACTATTGCATGCTGCTTCCCGGCCCGGAGGCGCAGCAATTGGCCACCTACATGGGGTGGCTCATGCACCGCACCTGGGGCGCCATCGTGGCGGGCGGGTTGTTCGTGCTGCCATCGCTGGTTATTCTCATCGTGCTGTCCTGGATCTATGTGGCCTTTGGCCACCTACCTGTGATCGCGGGAGTGTTCTACGGCATCAAGCCCGCGGTGACGGCCATCGTGGTGCAAGCCGCTCACCGGATCGGTTCGAGAGCATTGCGCAATAACGCGCTGTGGGCCATCGCCGCCGCGGCCTTTGCCGCCATATTCTTATTGCACGTGCCGTTTCCCTGGATCGTTCTGGCCGCCGCCGTGGTGGGCTATCTTGGGGGCAAATACGCGCCGGCGCGCTTCAACCTGGGAGGTGGACACGCCTCTGCAAAGAAGAGTTATGGGCCCGCCGTGATCGACGACGACACCCCGGCACCACCTCATGCGGAATTCGCTGCCGTGAAATTCGCACGGGTGCTGTTGGTTGGCCTTGGACTGTGGGGCGGAGCAATGGCGTTGCTCACGGCTCTCTTCGGTTGGAACGGCGTCTTGGCTCAAATGGGTTGGTTCTTCACCAAGGCCGCCTTGCTCACCTTTGGCGGCGCCTACGCCGTGCTGCCCTACGTCTATCAAGGCGCGGTGGAACATCATCAATGGCTGAACGCCGCGCAAATGATCGACGGCTTGGCGCTAGGAGAAACCACGCCCGGACCCCTCATCATGGTGGTGGCCTTCGTCGGTTTCATCGGCGGCTGGACCAAGGCTTTGTTTGGTGGCGATGCCTTATTCCTGGCGGGCGCTGTAGCCGCCACGGTCGTGACCTTCTTCACCTTCCTGCCATCCTTCGTATTCATATTGCTCGGCGGCCCCGCCGTGGAATCCACGCGCGGTGACTTGCGCTTCACCGCGCCGCTCACCGCCATTACGGCAGCGGTAGTGGGCGTGATCCTGAACCTCGCGCTTTTCTTCGCGTATCACGTGCTATGGCCAAGCGGCTTTGAAGGCCGCTTCGAATGGATTTCGGCTTTGATCGGTGTCGCGGCTTTCATCGCGCTGTTACGCTTCAAGATCGGAGTGATTCCGGTTCTTACGGCGTGCGCGCTGGTGGGACTGGGGATTTCTCTTGGGGGATGGCTTCCAGGGTCGTAG
- the crcB gene encoding fluoride efflux transporter CrcB: protein MRWLLALAFNPLFPNLPLGTLAANATGGFFIGVAVEYFTGNAAVPPEVKLLVVTGFLGGLTTFSTFSAEAVGLIAKQQIGWALAHAGAHLAASLTLTAAGIWVVRLMRG, encoded by the coding sequence TTGTTCCCAAACTTGCCGTTGGGTACGCTCGCCGCGAATGCCACGGGCGGATTTTTCATCGGAGTGGCCGTGGAATATTTCACCGGTAACGCCGCAGTTCCTCCGGAAGTAAAGCTGCTCGTGGTCACCGGATTTTTGGGTGGCCTCACCACATTCTCGACATTTTCGGCAGAGGCTGTCGGGCTCATCGCGAAGCAACAGATCGGATGGGCATTGGCCCATGCCGGAGCGCATCTGGCCGCATCCCTTACGCTGACGGCGGCCGGGATTTGGGTCGTCAGATTGATGAGGGGGTAG